GTGTAGTTATCAATTTAAAAGCCTTACATAAGAGTTCCAATAAGGCTCAGTTAATGTCTCACTTGCAGATCTTATCATGTCTATAAATACAAATTGATCGTTGATTTACATAGGAATTTATCAGTTTTCTACTTGAATAATTTTCTTAGACCAAGAGATTTTCTATCTGATTTAGAAATTGACTTGAGCGTTAGTATCTTTTACATGCGATATAGAAATTGACTTGAGCGTTGGACTATCTTTTCCAAGTACACTTCTACCATTCTTTGTCAAACTATATCGTGGACATGTACATTCAATCCATATCCACCATACAAAGATCATCAAATTTGTGTTTGAAGTTCGATTTCAAAGGTGTTTAAAGCTCTATTTCAGGAGGGACATGTGTTTAAAGACTCAAACCAGATTGACCGGTCAGATTTGCTAGATCAGAATCCGAACATGTGACTGAATCAATGATTCAATCTAATTAGTTTTGCAATTGACTCGGTCAAACTCGAGTTGTGAGTCGATCTTAATCTGACGATTGAATCAACCCTTAACTTGATCAAACCGATTTACATTTCGATTTTGAGGAAAACataacattaaaataaaatgtctTCCCTAAGATATGAACCTTGAATCTAAGAGGAAAATGAAGTCTGTTAACCACTAGACCACACACTAtatgttatttaatatatatatatatatatatatatattaatatattaatacatGAGTCAACCAGTGATCATCAATCCAACCAATAATTCACTAATTAAAACAATACTTTGACTTAATGACCGGTCTGAATTTTACAATAGTTACAGAGGAAGctcaagaaagaagaagaagaaattaacAGAAATCTTAACCTAACTTACAGAGGAAGCtcagggaagaagaagaagaagaagaaagtgtaTTGAATCTTgtagaaatgaatattcatattACAATGTGTTTATGCTAAGCTTGCTTATATAGTAAACTCTGAACTAATTGCAGTTATAACTGCTATAATAAACTTGACAGCTGGAGCTAACAAACTAACTACTAATTATTACAAAGAGTCCCTGAACACTTGCTTTTATTACATACTAGTCCTTGAACACTCTAGTATTTTCACACCCTCCCACAAGCTGGAGGTCGAAAGATATCTATCATGGCCAGTTTAGCTGCAAAATCTTGAAAGACTCGTGGCTGGAGTACCTTGGTAAAAACATTTGCAACTTGTAGTGCTGTAGGAATAGGTAGCAACTTGAGAATTTCAACTTGCAGCTTTTCCCGAACCACATGGCAATCAATATCTAAATGCTTGGTTCTCTCATGAAAAACAGGATTAGCAGCAATGCGAAGAGCACTTTGGTTATCACAGAACAGAACTAGTGTTGCAGTGCAAGAGACTTTAAGATCCTTCAAAAGATATAACAACTATTGAAGCTCACAAGCATCATAAGCCAATGCCATGTACTCTGCTTCACTGGAAGATCGAGACACAGTAGTTTGTTTCTTTGCCTTCCAAGAAACTAAAGATCTTCCAATATAGAAACAATATCCTGAGATGGACCTCCTTGTATCTGAGCATCCTGCCCAATTAGCATATGAATAACCTTGTATATTGATAGAAGAATTTCTAGGAAACAGCAATCTTAACCCAGGTGAAGCTTTCAAGTATCTGAGAACCCTCTGTGCAGCTTTGAAATATCCATCCATAGGATTACTCATGTACTGGCTAAGCGGTTGTGTTGCATGTGAAATATCACGCCTAGTAGTAGTGAGATACAAAAGCCTTCCCACTAGTCTTCTATAAGCAGCTGGATCCTCATATGGCTTTCCTTGTTCTTGAGATAATCTGATAGAAGGATCAAGTGGAGTAGCAACTGGCTTACTTCCTAAGGTTCCTGAGGAAGAATGAGcaacttcaagaccaagaaaataCTTCAACACTCCTAGATCCTTGATTCCAAAAGCCTGATCAAGAGAGTCCTTGACTGACTGAAATTCAGTCATTGTGTTACCAAACAATATCACATCATCCACATATACCAGCAAGCCTGTGAAAGAAGAGTCTTGGAAATTAATAAAGAGAGAATGATCTGATGCAATTTTTGTAAAGCCGAGAGCTTCTAGATGAGCTGACAATTTTTTGTACCACTTTCTGCTAGCCTGCTTAAGTCCATAAAGAGACTTCAATAATTTGCAAGTTTAATTTGGCTTTTCTGAAGTCACCCCTGCTGGTATACTCATATACACATCTTCATCCTAGTTGCCATGTAAGAAAGCATTATCTACACCAAGCTGATGAAGATGCCAATTCTGAGAAGCTGCCAAGGCCAAAATCACTCTTACTGTGGTTAACTTTGCCAATGGTGAAAAAGTGTCAAAGTAATCCAAACCTTCCACCTGATTATAGCTCTTTTCTACTAACCTTGCTTTATACCTAGTAAGAGTCTCATCTGTATTCCTTTTAATTCTGTAAACCCATTTTTTTCCTATTAGCTTTACTCCTTCAGGTAAATCTACCGATTTCCAAGTACCATTTCTCTCAAGTGCTCTAATTTCTGCCTGCATAGCTTCTTGCCAGTGTAAATCTCTGTTTGCTTCTGCAAAAGTAGAAGGCTCCTGATCCTGAGAAATGTTGAGAGCATAAGTTTTGTGTGCAGCAGATAGTCTTTCATCAGAATAATGATGAAAAATATTGTGAGCAGTGCTGCTGCGAGTAGGTAGAGCACTATATTGAAAATTTGCCCAAGTGTGCAGGCCTTTTGAGTGGTCTTCTGGATCTTCTGATTTCaacttctgcttcagctgtgaTTGAACCAGGTTGAGGAATCTCATCTACTACTTGAGTACCAGGGATGGCATTCTCAATGGAAGCTCCTGAGGTTATCTCATTCTGTGCTATATCTTCAGTAGAATCACTTGAagtcatctctctctctctcatctccTTCAGCTAATTAAATTTCTAGAGCAACATTCAGTTTCTCACCTGTAGAATCTCCATGTGTTTGTAGATCAAGACAATTCCAAGCAGGTGAGTTGGAACCTTTGTAAGGCAGCACATGCTCATGGAAGATAACATCTCTTGAGATAAAAATTTCTTGTGATATAAGATCCATCAAGACATAACCTTTCATTCCTTGCTTGTATCCCAAGAAAATGCTTTTCCTAGCCCTTGGATCTAATTTGGATCTGTTATTTGCCAGATTGTTAGCAAAGCAAAGTGATCCAAAGACCTTCATCATTTCCAGATCCACTGCTTCTTGATATAGCAACTCATATGGTGACTTATTCTTCAAAAGCTTACTAGGTATCCTATTCATAAGGAATACAACATGCAACACAAAGTAACACCACATTTTCTTAGGCAGTTTAGATTGAAACAATAAAGCTCTTGCAATATTGAGAATATGCTGATGCTTCCTCTCAACCCTCCCATTCTGCTGAGGGGTGCTCACACAAGATCTTTGATGAACAATGCCCTGAGCAGAATAGAATGCAGGAAGAAGAAATTCTGGCCCATTGTCACTTCTGATAGCTTTTACTGTCTGTCCAAACTGAGTCTTAACCAATGTGATGAAATTATTCACTTGTTGCTGAACCTCACCCTTGTTATTGAGTAATACAACCCAAACAAATCGGCTACAATCATCCAGAATAGTGAGGAAATACATGTGATTGTGAACAGAAGCTTGAGCAAGAGGACCCCAAATATCCATATGAACCAGGCGAAAGCATTTTTGTGCTTTACTAAAGCTAACAGTGaacatttttctcttttgtttggcCAAATGACAAACATCACAGACAATGGACTTACTAACATCAATGGAATTATTTACAGTGTGTAAAGCAAGTAGTCTATCATGGGATAAGTGCACTAACCTGAAGTGCCATAAAGCACCAGGTGGAATGATATGACTAAAGTCATTTATTTCAGAAATAGAACTATGCTGAATTGAAAAACAGGTACTAGAAGAACTACTAACTACAAGGTGATAGAGTTCATCAGGCTGCAAACTACCCAAACCAATCCTCCTCTTGGTTTGCACTTCCTGAACAAAACAGTGAAATTTACCAAAAATCACATCAACATCATGGTGCTTTGCTAACTTATGTACTGAGACTAAGTTGCATGTGAATTCAGGCACAAAAAGAACATGTGTCAAGAGAATGGTATGTGTGATTCTAACAGTTCCAGCATAGCATGTTTTGATGATAGTACCATTAGGCAATTAAACACTAATTGGTTTCACTTCAGTGAGTGTGTTAAAAGACATTTTATCAAAGCATATATGATCACTTGCACCTGAGTCTATAATccaatctttattttcataatgTTGAAAGCAAGATAGAGCAATGGGATTACCATGTCATGTAGCATCTCCTTCACAAGCAACTGCCTTCACTACATGATTTACAGAAGCACTACCATTCTCTGATCCTTTCTTTGAAGCTGTGGTCTCATGATGAATCATGTCTATGATTCTTTTATACTGATATGCAGTAAAAGGTTCTTCAACTCCTCTTTGTGAGTAAACATCATCATAATCTGGATCATCAGTGGAATCAGAATTTCTGGATGTATTGTTGACATGACTTGTACTACCTCAGGAATTGAAAGTAGTTGGATATCCATGTAGCCTATAACATATCTCAACAGTGTGTCCTGACTTCTTACAATGAGTGCAAAATTTTCTTGTGTTTCTGTAGGAAGAACCACCAAATTGACCTTTTCCATATGGTGGTTTCTTTCCTTCTGCAACATTCACTATTGTTAGTGAATCTCCTTTCTCTTCTGTCTCAGTTTGCCTCTCATGTTGTGTGGCTAGAGAAACAACCTTAGCTAATGACGGTAGAGGATGACTCATTAGAATCGGTGATTTCACCACTCCAAAGCTATCATTCAACCCTAAAAGGAATCTGATAGCGTTATCCTGTTCTCTGAACAACTTCACACTCTCAATAACATCACATCTACAAGGGACAGTGCATCTACATTGTGGAATTGGACGATAATGTTCCAATTCCTCCAAGAGTATCTTCAACTCAGTATAATACTCACTCACAGACATTGAATTTTGCTTCAAATTACTGATTTCATTATGCAATTCGAAAATCCTAACTAGATCCCCTTGAGAAAATCGATCTCGCAAGTCTCTCCAAGCATCACATGCATTTTCAAGGAAAACTATGCTATTTGCTATAGAGATTGTTACCGAGTTAAGAATCCACGAATGGATCAAGCTATTGCAGCGATCCCAAGCCTCAAAGTTTGCATCGGTTGCTGTTGGTACTGAAATTTCATCGCTGACGAATCGAAACTTGTTCTTCGCGACCAAAGCGCGCTTCATCGATCTCGCCCAAGCGTTGTAGTTCTTGTCATTCAGAGGTGGATTCACCATTGTTGCTGCGAGATTATCACTTGAATGTATATAGTAAGGTGATGCTGGATTCTGAGCAGGATCAAGCACCGCATGAGGAACaacattttgattttgattttgacgATTCACCATTGTTGCAGATTGCGGAAGCTCTACGATGATTATGCTCTTGATACCATAACAGAAATCTTAACCTAGCTTATAGAGGAAGctcaagaaagaagaagaagaaattaaaagaaatCTTAACCTGGCTTACAGAGGaagctgaaggaagaagaagaagaagaagaagaagaaagtgtaTTGAATCTTGTAGAAATGAATATTCAGATTACAATGTGTTTATGCTAAGCTTGCTTATATAGTAAACTCTGAACTAATTGCAGTTATAACTGCTATAACAAACTTAACAGCTGGAGCTAACAATCTAATTAACTACTAATTATTACAAAGAGTCCTGAACTCTTGCTTTTATTACATACTAGTCCTTGAACAGTGAACACTCTAGTATTTTTACACAGTAACAACACTAAATGAAAGTAGGCGGTGAAGGTTTAATTCCATTCCGTTTTGAGTACGCGGACTCGGCGACTTTGTATTGGAAATTTGAAATTGACCATTGGAACCATGGTGGAAATTGGTTCATGGACCATGCTATAGTATAGTGAGCTGGCACTGCCACTCCAGCTAGTTACAAATCGATTTCACAAGAACGCAACAGATAGATTCATGGTGAATAGATAGATTGAAAGCGTAGTTTCTATATTTGTTGGATTTTTTTCAAGGATTACGTACTCAAATATATACAAACGCGTCACATTAATTAattcacataatattttaatatttttacaagGACGGCTCAAATTTTTAAATTGAAAGTTTAACCTATTCACATTGTCTATTGAGAAATTAAAGTCACCACAATTAACAGTAGTCAGAGAAGAAGTCATACAaggataagaaaagaaaagtctGCAAATGTGTGAACAAGTTTCACACTCTATTAGTCTAATTAGTGTTGTATTTTCTCATATGTCTGACCTTGTCAAAATTTCCACATATATATCTCCATTTACTCTATACCAAGTTGGCTTGTCAATCAAGGATACTTCCTATGCAGTTCCTCTCACCTCCTCTTCACAATTCTCccacattatatatatataaatcataAGTCATAACCCAACCTCACCCTACAAATCAAACATTGAGAAAATTAAATCTTCTCAAATTCTCAATCTCTCTCACTAGCTACCACAAATCTCATCTCACACTAAGAGCTAGCTAGCCTTTAGTAATGGCAAACCCACCCtcaaaccaccaccaccacctccaccatgcAGCGGTGCTGCTAGTGTTTCTGATTCTGATATCTTCATCATCACTTTCATCATCTGCTAGGCTTTTGAATGATTTCAACCTTGCGCTCCCAAGTGACACGGCGGTGCCGGAAAAGGAAGAGATCACAGCTGGACACGGGAGGGTCACCGGAAAGCTTCCATCGCCGCCGGTAATGAGAATCCGCGGTGGAAAATATAGGCCAATAATGATCCTGAACATGCTACCCAAGGGGACTGTCCCATCTTCTGGTCCAAGCAAAcgaagcaacaacatcaacaaCTAGTCAACTATGACTTTACTTATTACAACACTACTATTGGTGGATGCATCAACGCTTGTCATCTAGTTGCTAGTCTcactttattttcaattttttctatctattttgtttgttctttattgatttattttgttatgtatataccatatattatactttttatttataCAATTGGAGGTGTTCCTTTAAATTTTATGCATGTATTTAATCAATGCCACCAGTACGTATGCGTGACACGCGTATTCACGAGATGTATTTAGCTGTCGGACAATTCATTTAGCTGCTGAAATGGTATCCAAAACTTGTTTTTGTGTGTCCAAAATCCAAATACGTTATACTTGTTACTTGTAGCTCTAAATTAACAAAATACAATTTATGTTAGAGCTTGAGATGTTAAAATTAATATGCCTTAGTGCTGCGGAGACCGGAAAATTCAACACAAATAACAACAATAACTCTAACAGAGCAATGCATAGTAAATAATAATTTCCCCAACTTATTGAATCTGTGAGGAGCAATAACAAATAATGCAGCAACTAAAATTACAATTAAAAGACACCAAGATTTTCAACGTGGTAAAAACCTTCTCAGTGTGAGCAGTAATACAACCACGGGACCAAGCCAGTAATCAAGCTCCACCATGATCAAATTAGGTTACAAGAGAGCATCAAAATATAGCACAAAACGTGCTGAACAATTGACCTAACAATAAAGTAAGAAACTCAAAATAGAGAACATAGATCGAGAATCTGAAAAACCAGAAAACATTGTTACTGTCCGAGCTCAATTTCTCCCATCTCAGACAACTTCTCGTCGATCCAACCGTCCAGAATGAAGTACTATGAGCCACGAACCTGCTGTAAACGTTTCGGCCCAATCCGACGGTGAAGAAGGAGATATCGGGAATTTCGTCTGACTGGTGTGGGTTTGTGCGAACCAGTTTTgcctctcttctctctcacttttCTCTTTGCTTCTCTTGCCAAATTAGATCTCTCTCTTAACCCTAGCTGACCTCTCTCCACTTGTTTAAGAGACAAAGTAGGCTTACATATTTGGGCATTTCTCCGCATAGGAAGGGAgtccaaaatcccaacaactcAGATCAAAATTCATTATAGGTAAAATTATCCACACTTATAAGTATCCACATATATCttgatgtaggagctttttaagataattttagtattttagtaattttatttatttgtaattaGGATTTTTTaggatcttaattattttttgttaggaacttatttattttcaattaggatcttttattttcaattaggatcttttaggatattatttatttttctattaggatattttcttttcctatttaagcacttgtaaggcatagcctatttcagttttgattgataataaaatttaagagttttctcttcttctctggtggattccagtgtattttctagggttttagcgcttgctaatttcctttctggtggattccagaaaccttttccttaggatttgcgcttgcaatcctagtacgacttccgctgtatcaagtggcatcagagcaggctttCTCCTGTCTCTTTTCTTTGCTTGATCAACCATGGAAGATCAACCAATGACCAAAGCAGACCTGAAGGATGTTACCGCGGCTCTTACCGCGGCCCTAACTGCTATTACGCAACATATGACACAACATATGGCGACGTTCACGGCGGCTTTAACGGCGCAGATCAACAATACCAACAACGGTAACCGGCGACGAGACAGGAGAGGGAAACCACATAGGTTTCCGcgcgacaacaacaacaatcgttCCGCTATATCTTTACCTTCCCAATCTTTGCATTCACCATCCGTATCTCATCCTTATTACCAA
This is a stretch of genomic DNA from Lotus japonicus ecotype B-129 chromosome 1, LjGifu_v1.2. It encodes these proteins:
- the LOC130746255 gene encoding uncharacterized protein LOC130746255 — protein: MVNRQNQNQNVVPHAVLDPAQNPASPYYIHSSDNLAATMVNPPLNDKNYNAWARSMKRALVAKNKFRFVSDEISVPTATDANFEAWDRCNSLIHSWILNSVTISIANSIVFLENACDAWRDLRDRFSQGDLVRIFELHNEISNLKQNSMSVSEYYTELKILLEELEHYRPIPQCRCTVPCRCDVIESVKLFREQDNAIRFLLGLNDSFGVVKSPILMSHPLPSLAKVVSLATQHERQTETEEKGDSLTIVNVAEGKKPPYGKGQFGGSSYRNTRKFCTHYYDDVYSQRGVEEPFTAYQYKRIIDMIHHETTASKKGSENGSASEVQTKRRIGLGSLQPDELYHLVVSSSSSTCFSIQHSSISEINDFSHIIPPGALWHFRLVHLSHDRLLALHTVNNSIDVSKSIVCDVCHLAKQKRKMFTVSFSKAQKCFRLVHMDIWGPLAQASVHNHMYFLTILDDCSRFVWVVLLNNKGEVQQQVNNFITLVKTQFGQTVKAIRSDNGPEFLLPAFYSAQGIVHQRSCVSTPQQNGRVERKHQHILNIARALLFQSKLPKKMWCYFVLHVVFLMNRIPSKLLKNKSPYELLYQEAVDLEMMKVFGSLCFANNLANNRSKLDPRARKSIFLGYKQGMKGYVLMDLISQEIFISRDVIFHEHVLPYKGSNSPAWNCLDLQTHGDSTGEKLNVALEI